A portion of the Intestinibacillus sp. Marseille-P6563 genome contains these proteins:
- a CDS encoding S-ribosylhomocysteine lyase, with product MKRIASFEVNHDLLTPGMYTSRIDGDITTYDVRMVLPNAGVYLEPAASHTFEHLFATYTRNSRFADHIIYCGPMGCQTGFYFLVRGLAPADAIELVRESMDFIAKYEGEIPGASRIECGNYKLHDLEGAKKIAASMIPVLQNWTEADLVYKK from the coding sequence ATGAAGAGAATTGCAAGCTTTGAAGTCAACCACGATCTGCTAACCCCGGGCATGTACACCTCTCGGATTGACGGTGATATCACCACCTATGATGTGCGTATGGTGCTGCCCAATGCAGGCGTTTATCTGGAACCGGCCGCATCGCATACATTTGAGCATTTGTTTGCGACCTACACCCGCAACAGCCGCTTTGCCGATCATATCATCTATTGCGGCCCGATGGGCTGCCAGACCGGATTTTATTTTCTGGTGCGGGGCCTAGCACCGGCGGATGCAATCGAACTGGTGCGTGAGAGCATGGATTTCATTGCAAAATATGAAGGCGAGATTCCGGGCGCAAGCCGCATCGAGTGCGGCAACTATAAGCTGCATGATTTGGAAGGCGCCAAGAAGATTGCGGCCAGCATGATCCCAGTGCTGCAAAACTGGACCGAAGCTGATTTGGTGTATAAAAAGTAA
- the trpC gene encoding indole-3-glycerol phosphate synthase TrpC encodes MNILDEIAAKTRERVERDREALPLDALRELCVQGGPADGAAFVSALRAPGLRFICEIKKASPSKGVIDPDFDYLAIARAYAAAGTDAISCLTEPHWFLGSNAIFRAVRGAVSTPLLRKDFTVDAYQLYQAKALGANAVLLICAILDTRTIAQYLEICDTLGLAALVETHNEAEIDSAVSAGATLIGVNNRNLKDFSVDFSNAARLRDRIPPEAVYVAESGVHTPADVAALRAIGADAVLMGETLMRAADKGTLLAQMREAAR; translated from the coding sequence ATGAACATTTTGGACGAAATCGCCGCCAAAACGCGCGAGCGCGTGGAGCGTGACCGGGAAGCCCTCCCGCTGGATGCCCTGCGTGAACTGTGCGTGCAGGGCGGCCCGGCGGACGGTGCGGCCTTTGTATCCGCCCTGCGGGCGCCGGGCCTGCGCTTTATCTGCGAGATCAAAAAGGCCAGCCCGTCCAAGGGCGTCATTGACCCGGATTTCGACTATCTCGCCATCGCCCGCGCCTATGCGGCGGCAGGCACGGATGCCATCTCCTGTTTGACCGAACCGCACTGGTTCTTAGGCTCGAACGCCATCTTCCGCGCGGTGCGCGGGGCGGTGTCCACCCCCTTGCTGCGCAAAGATTTTACGGTGGACGCCTACCAGCTCTACCAGGCCAAGGCCCTGGGTGCCAACGCGGTACTGCTCATCTGTGCGATTCTGGACACCCGCACCATCGCGCAGTACCTTGAAATCTGCGATACACTGGGTCTGGCTGCCCTGGTCGAAACCCACAACGAAGCCGAGATCGATTCAGCCGTTTCGGCGGGTGCGACGCTCATCGGCGTCAACAACCGCAATTTAAAGGACTTCTCGGTTGACTTTTCCAACGCTGCCCGTCTGCGGGACCGCATCCCGCCCGAAGCTGTCTATGTGGCTGAAAGCGGCGTGCATACCCCGGCGGATGTGGCCGCCCTGCGCGCCATCGGCGCGGACGCGGTGCTGATGGGCGAAACGCTGATGCGCGCCGCCGACAAGGGTACGCTGCTCGCCCAGATGCGGGAGGCCGCGCGATGA
- the trpB gene encoding tryptophan synthase subunit beta — MSKGRFGIHGGQYMPETLMNAVIELEEAYNHYKNDPQFNAELTDLLNNYAGRPSELYFASRMTADLGGAKIYLKREDMNHTGSHKINNVLGQVLLAKKMGKTRVIAETGAGQHGVATATAAALMDMECEVFMGREDTERQALNVYRMRLLGAKVHAVDSGTGTLKDAVSETMREWTTRIADTHYVLGSVMGPHPFPTIVRDFQAVISKEIKEQLLQKEGCLPDAVLACVGGGSNAIGAFYHFIEDEGVRLIGCEAAGRGVDTAETAATIATGRLGIFHGMKSYFCQDEYGQIAPVYSISAGLDYPGIGPEHAYLHDIGRAEYVAITDDQAVDAFEYLSRTEGIIPAIESAHAVAYAMQLAPQMRKDQIMVINISGRGDKDCAAIARYRGEDLHE; from the coding sequence ATGTCAAAAGGACGTTTTGGCATCCATGGCGGGCAATACATGCCGGAAACGCTGATGAATGCCGTCATCGAACTGGAAGAAGCGTATAACCACTACAAAAACGACCCGCAGTTCAACGCCGAGCTGACCGACCTGCTCAACAACTACGCCGGTCGTCCGAGCGAGCTGTACTTCGCTTCGCGCATGACCGCCGACCTCGGCGGCGCGAAGATCTACCTCAAGCGCGAGGACATGAACCACACCGGTTCGCACAAGATCAACAACGTGCTCGGGCAGGTGCTGCTGGCCAAGAAGATGGGCAAGACCCGCGTCATCGCCGAAACCGGTGCCGGTCAGCACGGCGTCGCCACCGCGACCGCTGCTGCCCTGATGGATATGGAATGCGAAGTGTTCATGGGTCGCGAGGACACCGAACGGCAGGCGCTCAACGTCTACCGCATGCGGCTGCTGGGCGCTAAGGTACACGCGGTGGACAGCGGCACGGGTACGCTCAAGGACGCAGTATCTGAAACCATGCGCGAATGGACGACCCGCATCGCAGACACCCATTATGTGCTCGGGTCGGTCATGGGGCCACATCCCTTCCCGACCATTGTGCGCGATTTTCAGGCGGTCATCTCCAAGGAGATCAAAGAACAGCTCCTTCAAAAGGAAGGCTGTCTGCCGGACGCCGTACTCGCCTGCGTGGGCGGCGGCTCCAACGCCATCGGCGCCTTCTATCACTTCATCGAAGATGAAGGCGTCCGCCTGATTGGCTGTGAAGCCGCAGGTCGCGGCGTGGACACGGCGGAAACCGCCGCGACGATTGCCACCGGCCGGCTCGGCATCTTCCACGGCATGAAGAGCTATTTCTGCCAGGATGAATACGGCCAGATCGCGCCCGTGTATTCCATCTCGGCCGGTCTGGATTATCCGGGCATCGGACCTGAGCATGCTTACCTGCATGACATCGGCCGCGCCGAATATGTCGCCATCACCGATGACCAGGCGGTCGATGCGTTTGAGTACCTCAGCCGCACCGAAGGCATCATCCCGGCCATTGAATCGGCACATGCTGTTGCATACGCGATGCAGCTCGCGCCGCAGATGCGCAAAGACCAAATCATGGTCATCAACATTTCGGGCCGCGGCGATAAGGACTGCGCGGCGATTGCACGCTATCGAGGGGAGGATCTCCATGAGTAA
- a CDS encoding anthranilate synthase component II yields the protein MILLIDNYDSFSYNLYQLIGSVDPDIRVIRNDQMTLSEIEALAPRAIFLSPGPGKPADAGICEDVIQTFTGKIPLFGVCLGHQAICEALGGTVSYAERLMHGKVSEVTLDHTGRLFAGLPDTIPVARYHSLAAVRDTLPDCLRVTAQTADGEIMAVEHKKYPVCGVQFHPESVMTPDGQTIIRNFLEGTHHD from the coding sequence ATGATCTTGCTCATCGACAACTACGATAGTTTTTCCTATAACCTCTATCAGCTCATCGGCTCGGTCGACCCGGACATCCGGGTCATCCGAAACGACCAGATGACGCTTTCCGAAATCGAAGCCCTGGCCCCACGGGCCATTTTCCTCTCCCCCGGACCGGGCAAACCGGCGGACGCCGGTATCTGTGAGGATGTTATCCAGACTTTTACCGGAAAAATCCCGCTCTTTGGGGTCTGCCTGGGCCATCAGGCCATCTGCGAAGCCTTGGGCGGCACGGTTTCCTATGCCGAACGTCTGATGCACGGCAAAGTATCCGAGGTCACGCTGGACCACACCGGCCGCCTGTTTGCCGGACTGCCGGACACCATCCCGGTCGCGCGGTATCATTCGCTGGCCGCGGTGCGCGATACGCTGCCCGATTGCCTGCGCGTGACCGCTCAAACCGCAGACGGCGAAATCATGGCCGTCGAACACAAGAAATATCCGGTCTGCGGCGTACAGTTCCATCCCGAATCGGTGATGACACCCGACGGCCAGACCATCATCCGCAACTTTCTGGAGGGAACACACCATGATTAA
- the trpA gene encoding tryptophan synthase subunit alpha, translating into MSKIAQAFASGKAFIPFITCGDPSLEITEQLVYAMAENGADLIELGIPFSDPTAEGPVIQAANVRALAGGVTTDKIFDMVRRIRQKTDIPMVFMTYANVVFSYGSERFLRTAADIGMDGLILPDLPFEETDEFDPLCKQYGLDLISLIAPTSHERIRMIAADASGFVYCVSSLGVTGVRSDISTDIGAMIDLVKQTKDIPCAVGFGISTPEQAKKMAALSDGAIVGSAIVKLCAQYGTDCVPHVSEYVRQMKAAVQNA; encoded by the coding sequence ATGAGTAAGATTGCACAAGCCTTTGCAAGCGGCAAGGCATTCATTCCGTTCATCACCTGCGGCGATCCTTCGCTCGAGATCACCGAGCAGCTGGTCTACGCCATGGCCGAAAACGGCGCCGACCTGATCGAACTGGGCATCCCGTTCTCCGACCCGACTGCCGAAGGGCCGGTCATCCAGGCGGCCAATGTCCGTGCGCTGGCGGGCGGTGTGACCACCGATAAGATTTTCGATATGGTGCGCCGCATCCGTCAAAAGACCGATATCCCGATGGTGTTCATGACCTATGCCAACGTGGTCTTTTCCTATGGCTCAGAACGCTTTTTGCGCACGGCGGCCGACATCGGCATGGATGGCCTCATCCTGCCCGACCTGCCGTTTGAAGAAACGGACGAATTTGACCCTCTATGCAAGCAATACGGTCTGGATTTGATTTCGCTCATTGCGCCCACCTCGCACGAGCGCATCCGCATGATTGCAGCAGACGCCAGCGGCTTTGTCTACTGCGTGTCTTCGCTTGGCGTGACCGGCGTGCGCTCGGACATCTCGACCGACATCGGTGCCATGATCGATCTGGTCAAGCAGACCAAAGACATCCCCTGCGCGGTTGGGTTCGGCATCTCCACCCCGGAACAGGCCAAAAAAATGGCCGCCCTTTCGGACGGCGCCATCGTCGGCTCGGCGATTGTGAAATTATGCGCCCAGTACGGCACAGACTGTGTTCCCCATGTTTCCGAATATGTGCGGCAGATGAAAGCCGCTGTGCAGAACGCCTAA
- a CDS encoding phosphoribosylanthranilate isomerase, whose amino-acid sequence MKVKICGLSRPKDIAAINAARPDYCGFVIHVPKSRRNVSADTLRVLRADLADGIIPVGVFVNEPVESVADLLESGVLSIAQLHGQEDDAYIAALRARTSRPIWQAFQIKSAADIERANHSQADFILLDAGAGGGTAFDWTLLDGVTRPFALAGGLNEHNLSAALQTRATLLDLSSGVETDGYKDFHKIQTVVQTIKGE is encoded by the coding sequence ATGAAGGTCAAAATTTGCGGCCTGTCCCGCCCGAAGGATATCGCGGCCATCAACGCGGCCCGACCGGACTACTGCGGCTTTGTCATCCACGTGCCCAAAAGCCGCCGCAATGTGTCCGCGGATACGTTGCGCGTGCTCCGCGCGGACCTCGCCGACGGCATTATCCCCGTGGGCGTGTTCGTCAACGAACCGGTGGAGTCGGTCGCGGATTTGCTTGAAAGCGGCGTGCTGTCCATCGCGCAGCTGCACGGCCAGGAGGACGACGCCTACATCGCCGCCCTACGGGCGCGCACCAGTCGCCCCATCTGGCAGGCATTCCAGATAAAAAGCGCGGCTGATATCGAACGCGCGAACCACAGCCAGGCCGATTTCATCCTACTTGACGCAGGCGCGGGCGGCGGCACCGCCTTCGACTGGACGCTGCTGGACGGCGTGACCCGTCCCTTTGCCCTGGCCGGGGGCTTAAACGAACACAACCTTTCCGCTGCCCTGCAAACACGCGCGACGCTGCTCGACCTGTCGAGTGGGGTCGAAACCGACGGATACAAGGATTTTCACAAGATACAAACGGTCGTACAGACCATCAAAGGAGAATGA
- a CDS encoding secondary thiamine-phosphate synthase enzyme YjbQ, with product MRTQEFTLRTERQGYYNITSAVRDTIRKSGVTSGICVVYCPHTTAAITINENADPDVTHDLVIGFDEAFPDRRDFRHGEGNSDAHLKCSTVGASETILIEEGRPLLGTWQGVYFCEFDGPRTRRYYIKVMADV from the coding sequence ATGAGAACACAGGAATTTACCCTGCGCACCGAGCGGCAGGGGTACTATAACATCACCAGCGCGGTGCGCGACACCATCCGGAAATCGGGTGTGACGTCGGGCATCTGTGTCGTCTATTGCCCGCACACCACAGCGGCTATCACGATCAATGAAAATGCCGACCCGGATGTGACCCATGATTTGGTGATCGGGTTCGATGAAGCCTTTCCCGACCGGCGGGACTTCCGCCACGGCGAAGGCAATTCGGATGCTCACCTCAAATGCTCGACCGTGGGCGCGTCGGAAACCATTCTGATTGAAGAGGGACGTCCGTTGCTGGGCACCTGGCAGGGCGTTTACTTCTGTGAATTTGACGGTCCGCGTACTCGGCGGTACTACATCAAGGTGATGGCCGATGTATGA
- the trpD gene encoding anthranilate phosphoribosyltransferase: MIKEAILQLNQKSSLTYDTARAVMDEIMGGQATPVQMASYLTALAMKGETIDEITGSAAGMRAHCIKLLHDMDVLEIVGTGGDGANSFNISTTSSLVISAAGVPVAKHGNRAASSQCGAADVLEALGVKITLSPERSAELLKKIGICFLFAQNYHIAMKYVAPIRRELGIRTVFNILGPLSNPAGANMELMGVYDKALVEPLAQVMANLGVRRGMVVFGQDKLDEISLCAPTSVCEIRDGWFQSYEITPEQFGYTRCAKADLVGGTPTENAAITRAILSGEEQGPKRQAVCLNAGAALYIAGKTETMEQGVRLAEGLIDTGAAQKQLDFFIEESNR, translated from the coding sequence ATGATTAAAGAAGCCATCTTACAACTGAATCAAAAATCCAGTCTTACTTATGACACCGCCCGCGCGGTCATGGACGAAATCATGGGCGGCCAGGCGACGCCCGTCCAGATGGCCTCCTACCTGACCGCCCTGGCCATGAAGGGCGAAACCATCGACGAGATCACCGGCTCGGCGGCCGGCATGCGCGCTCACTGCATCAAGCTGCTGCACGACATGGATGTTCTTGAAATCGTCGGCACGGGCGGCGACGGCGCCAACTCGTTCAACATCTCAACCACCTCCTCGCTGGTCATCTCGGCCGCCGGGGTGCCGGTCGCCAAGCACGGCAACCGCGCGGCGTCCTCCCAATGTGGCGCCGCCGATGTGCTCGAAGCACTGGGCGTCAAGATCACCCTCTCGCCCGAGCGCAGCGCCGAACTGCTCAAGAAAATCGGCATCTGCTTCCTGTTCGCCCAGAACTACCACATTGCCATGAAATACGTTGCCCCCATCCGCCGCGAGCTCGGCATCCGCACGGTGTTCAATATTTTGGGGCCGCTCTCCAACCCGGCGGGCGCCAACATGGAACTGATGGGCGTTTACGACAAAGCCCTCGTCGAGCCGCTTGCCCAGGTCATGGCCAATCTCGGTGTACGCCGCGGCATGGTCGTCTTTGGGCAGGATAAGCTGGACGAAATCTCGCTGTGTGCGCCGACCTCGGTGTGCGAGATCCGCGACGGCTGGTTCCAGTCCTACGAGATCACGCCCGAGCAGTTTGGGTATACCCGCTGCGCCAAGGCCGATTTGGTCGGCGGTACGCCTACCGAAAATGCCGCCATCACCCGCGCCATCCTGTCGGGCGAAGAACAGGGACCCAAGCGACAGGCGGTGTGCCTGAACGCAGGCGCAGCCCTTTACATTGCCGGCAAAACTGAAACCATGGAACAGGGCGTGCGGCTGGCCGAGGGGCTGATCGACACGGGCGCAGCCCAAAAGCAGCTGGACTTTTTCATTGAGGAGAGCAACCGATGA
- a CDS encoding NADH:flavin oxidoreductase: MSDLFAPCTLGNLPLRNRICRSATNDYMGNPDGTVSPAQMNLYRELAEQEVGLIITGHACVSPDGRNDANQNAMYDDRFIAGQKTLTDAVHAAGGCIVQQLSHAGGKSPQAVTGRVPVAPSTLEYVPGVPARELTIEEMHRIQDDFASAAVRAKQAGYDGVQIHCAHGYLLSEFIDPTWNVRTDAYGSDRFRMARETLEKVRAAVGPDYPVLLKVHSNCQGEASDFLAALTEFLNICADLGVVAAEVSGFDFASQPPEARRYYLQGAEELAAKTRLPIILVGGLRDREDMQAALDAGMALASASRLFICQPDFVSRIKRGGMSACRGCYGCFRCYQTTGKRCVLHR; the protein is encoded by the coding sequence ATGAGTGACCTGTTTGCACCCTGTACGCTAGGGAACCTTCCCTTGCGCAATCGCATTTGCCGTTCGGCGACCAACGATTATATGGGCAATCCCGATGGGACAGTGTCCCCAGCGCAGATGAACCTCTACCGAGAACTGGCCGAACAGGAAGTCGGCCTCATCATCACCGGCCATGCCTGCGTCAGCCCGGATGGCCGCAACGATGCCAACCAGAATGCCATGTATGACGACCGGTTTATCGCGGGGCAAAAGACCCTGACCGATGCGGTGCATGCAGCGGGCGGCTGCATCGTCCAGCAGCTCAGCCATGCGGGCGGCAAAAGTCCGCAGGCGGTCACCGGCCGTGTGCCAGTCGCGCCGAGCACGCTCGAATATGTTCCCGGCGTACCCGCGCGGGAGCTGACCATCGAGGAGATGCACCGCATTCAGGACGATTTTGCCTCGGCCGCGGTGCGCGCCAAACAGGCAGGATATGATGGGGTACAGATTCATTGTGCCCATGGGTATCTGCTCTCCGAGTTTATCGACCCGACCTGGAATGTGCGTACCGATGCGTATGGCAGCGACCGTTTCCGCATGGCGCGCGAAACGTTGGAAAAGGTACGCGCTGCCGTAGGCCCGGATTATCCGGTGCTGCTCAAAGTACATAGCAACTGTCAGGGGGAGGCATCCGATTTCCTTGCGGCGTTGACAGAATTTTTGAACATTTGCGCCGATTTAGGCGTGGTAGCGGCCGAGGTATCGGGCTTTGACTTTGCCAGCCAGCCGCCCGAAGCCAGACGGTATTATTTGCAGGGCGCGGAGGAACTGGCTGCTAAAACCCGTCTGCCGATCATTTTGGTCGGCGGTTTGCGTGACCGGGAGGATATGCAGGCGGCGCTGGACGCCGGGATGGCGCTGGCCAGCGCGTCGCGGCTGTTCATCTGTCAGCCCGATTTTGTGAGTCGGATAAAGCGCGGCGGCATGTCGGCCTGCCGCGGCTGCTACGGCTGTTTCCGCTGCTATCAAACCACAGGAAAAAGGTGTGTTTTGCACCGATAA
- a CDS encoding alpha/beta fold hydrolase: MYDWNPKYVSVGDVEIAYYEWGQGEPLILLHGNGEDSTYFRHQIPVLARFFRVIAVDSRGHGKSGHGDRGLNFYQMARDLRVVFHALGLQKAHILGFSDGGNLAIRFALQYPQCVDKLILNGANIHMLTGVKPAIQIPLYPVVGLLHALRPLDESIARKCDVLSLMAHDYGVDWDDLGRIQAQTLVLVGEHDMIFDKHSWRMTLCLPHARMERIPGGDHFCAAKLPNQFNLAVLRFLKEDKKA; encoded by the coding sequence ATGTATGATTGGAATCCGAAGTACGTCTCGGTCGGGGACGTCGAGATCGCCTATTACGAATGGGGCCAGGGGGAACCGCTGATCCTGCTGCACGGAAACGGGGAGGACAGCACCTATTTCCGGCATCAGATTCCGGTCTTGGCGCGGTTTTTCCGGGTGATCGCCGTGGACAGCCGCGGGCATGGCAAAAGCGGCCATGGCGACCGGGGACTGAATTTTTATCAAATGGCCCGCGATCTGCGCGTGGTGTTCCATGCGCTGGGGCTGCAAAAGGCTCATATCCTGGGCTTTTCGGATGGCGGCAATTTGGCGATTCGGTTTGCCCTGCAATATCCACAGTGTGTGGATAAACTGATCTTAAACGGCGCTAATATCCATATGCTTACCGGTGTCAAACCGGCCATCCAGATTCCGCTGTATCCAGTGGTCGGGTTGCTGCATGCGCTGCGTCCGCTGGATGAGTCGATTGCGCGCAAATGCGATGTTCTTTCGCTGATGGCCCACGATTATGGGGTCGATTGGGATGATTTGGGGCGAATCCAGGCCCAGACCCTGGTGCTGGTCGGGGAGCATGATATGATTTTTGACAAACATTCCTGGCGGATGACCCTATGTCTGCCGCATGCACGTATGGAGCGCATCCCGGGCGGCGACCATTTTTGTGCGGCCAAGCTGCCCAACCAGTTTAATTTGGCGGTGCTGCGCTTCCTGAAGGAGGACAAAAAAGCATGA
- the trpE gene encoding anthranilate synthase component I, whose protein sequence is MYPTFEQAKDLANQGFRRIPVSREMYADRFTPTEVMRVLKHVSRHCFILESAEDARQWGRYTFLGFDPTAELTCKGGKLRIRAGAEFTETVQHPGDAIRRLLADNRSPRLEGLPPFTGGLVGYFSYSYIGYAEPSLHLTREDGTFQDVDLMLFDKVIAFDNLRQKIILIAGARADDIETSYHKAAYELDQLANLIRTGVKAEPQPPHLKAPLTPQFTREEYGDMIRKAQHYIHEGDIFQVVLSNPLEAEMDGSLFDVYRVLRTTNPSPYMFYFSSDDIEIAGASPETLAKLTDGKLFTFPLAGTRPRGATEAQDQALERELLADEKELAEHNMLVDLGRNDIGRISKLGSVQVEKYLQIERFSHVMHIGSTVTGQIRDDRDAIDAVDAILPAGTLSGAPKLRACQIIDELEGHERGIYGGAVGYLDFTGNLDTCIAIRLAYKKNGRVCVRSGAGIVADSVPDSEYQECLNKAAAVVRAIQTAQEGIDQ, encoded by the coding sequence ATGTATCCCACATTCGAACAGGCCAAGGACTTGGCCAACCAGGGCTTTCGCCGCATCCCGGTCAGCCGGGAGATGTATGCCGACCGCTTCACCCCGACCGAAGTCATGCGCGTTCTGAAACATGTCAGCCGTCACTGCTTCATCCTGGAAAGCGCGGAGGATGCCCGCCAGTGGGGACGGTACACCTTCCTCGGGTTTGACCCCACCGCCGAACTGACCTGCAAGGGCGGCAAGCTGCGCATTCGGGCGGGCGCCGAATTCACCGAAACCGTCCAGCACCCCGGTGACGCCATCCGCCGCCTGCTCGCCGACAACCGCAGTCCCCGGCTGGAAGGGCTGCCGCCCTTTACCGGCGGTTTGGTCGGCTACTTCTCCTACTCCTACATCGGTTACGCCGAACCCAGCCTGCACCTGACCCGCGAAGACGGCACCTTTCAGGATGTGGATTTGATGCTGTTCGACAAGGTGATCGCCTTTGACAATCTGCGTCAGAAGATCATCCTGATTGCCGGAGCGCGGGCGGATGATATCGAAACCAGCTACCACAAGGCCGCCTATGAACTTGACCAGCTGGCCAACCTCATCCGCACCGGCGTCAAGGCTGAGCCCCAGCCGCCCCATCTGAAAGCGCCCCTCACCCCGCAGTTTACCCGCGAGGAGTATGGCGACATGATTCGAAAGGCCCAGCATTACATCCACGAGGGCGATATTTTTCAGGTCGTGCTGTCCAACCCGCTCGAAGCCGAGATGGACGGCAGCCTGTTTGACGTGTACCGTGTGCTGCGCACTACCAACCCGTCGCCCTATATGTTCTACTTTTCGAGCGATGACATCGAGATTGCCGGTGCGTCCCCGGAAACGCTGGCCAAATTGACCGATGGCAAGCTGTTCACCTTCCCGCTGGCCGGTACCAGACCGCGCGGTGCGACCGAAGCCCAAGACCAGGCGCTCGAGCGCGAGCTGCTCGCTGACGAAAAGGAGCTGGCTGAACACAATATGCTGGTCGACCTTGGCCGCAACGACATCGGCCGCATCAGCAAACTGGGCAGCGTACAGGTGGAAAAATACTTGCAGATCGAGCGCTTCTCCCATGTCATGCACATCGGTTCGACCGTGACCGGTCAGATTCGGGACGACCGCGATGCGATCGATGCAGTGGACGCCATCCTGCCCGCCGGGACGCTCTCGGGTGCGCCCAAGCTGCGTGCCTGCCAGATCATCGACGAGCTGGAAGGCCACGAGCGCGGCATCTATGGCGGCGCGGTCGGCTATCTGGACTTTACCGGCAACTTGGACACCTGCATAGCCATCCGGCTGGCGTACAAGAAAAATGGCCGGGTGTGCGTGCGGTCGGGCGCGGGCATCGTGGCCGACAGTGTGCCGGACAGCGAATATCAGGAGTGCCTGAACAAGGCGGCCGCCGTTGTGCGCGCCATCCAGACTGCACAGGAGGGCATCGACCAATGA
- a CDS encoding IMP dehydrogenase encodes MAFYFSEPSRTFSEYLLVPGYSSAECIPANVSLRTPIVKYKKGEEAALYANIPLVSAIMQAVSDDNMAIALAKEGGISFIFGSQTIESEAAMVARVKAYKAGFIVSDSNITPDMTLADVLALKEKTGHSTMAVTDDGSATGKLLGIVTSRDYRVSRMSTDEKVATFMTPFEKLITAPADTTLKTANDIIWDHKLNALPLVDENQHLVYMVFRKDYDTHKTNTLELLDTHKRYVVGAGINTRDYAERVPALVEAGADVLCIDSSEGYSEWQARTLKWIRENYGDSVKVGAGNVVDREGFRFLAEAGADFVKIGIGGGSICITREQKGIGRGQATATIEVAQARDEYYKETGVYIPICSDGGIVHDYHITLALAMGADFVMLGRYFSRFDESPTNKVNVGGTFMKEYWGEGSARARNWQRYDMGGEKKLSFEEGVDSYVPYAGSLHDNVTLTLNKVRSTMCNCGALSIPELQGKAKITLVSATSIVEGGAHDVVLKDSAISVHK; translated from the coding sequence ATGGCGTTTTATTTTTCCGAGCCGTCCCGTACGTTCAGTGAATATCTTTTGGTACCTGGTTATTCCTCGGCGGAGTGTATCCCGGCAAACGTAAGCTTGCGCACCCCGATCGTCAAGTACAAAAAGGGGGAAGAAGCTGCCCTGTATGCAAACATTCCGTTGGTTTCCGCAATCATGCAGGCAGTATCGGATGATAATATGGCGATTGCGCTGGCCAAAGAAGGCGGCATCTCCTTTATTTTTGGTTCGCAGACCATTGAAAGCGAAGCGGCGATGGTCGCGCGTGTCAAGGCATACAAGGCAGGCTTTATCGTATCCGATTCCAACATTACGCCGGATATGACCCTGGCCGATGTGCTAGCGCTCAAGGAAAAGACCGGCCACTCGACCATGGCGGTCACCGATGACGGCTCCGCTACCGGCAAGCTGCTGGGCATTGTCACCAGCCGTGACTATCGTGTGTCGCGTATGTCGACCGACGAAAAGGTTGCGACCTTCATGACCCCGTTTGAAAAGCTGATCACCGCACCGGCGGATACCACACTGAAGACCGCCAATGACATCATCTGGGATCATAAGCTCAATGCGCTGCCGCTGGTCGATGAAAACCAGCATCTGGTTTACATGGTATTCCGCAAGGACTACGATACGCATAAGACCAACACGCTCGAGCTGCTTGACACCCATAAGCGCTATGTGGTTGGTGCTGGTATCAATACCCGCGACTATGCCGAGCGTGTCCCGGCTCTGGTTGAGGCAGGCGCCGATGTGCTGTGCATCGACTCGTCGGAAGGGTATTCCGAATGGCAGGCCCGCACGCTCAAGTGGATTCGTGAAAACTATGGCGACAGCGTCAAGGTTGGCGCGGGCAATGTTGTTGACCGCGAAGGTTTCCGTTTCTTGGCCGAAGCAGGCGCAGACTTTGTAAAGATCGGCATCGGCGGTGGCTCCATCTGCATCACCCGTGAGCAGAAGGGCATCGGCCGCGGTCAGGCAACCGCGACCATTGAAGTCGCCCAGGCACGCGATGAATACTACAAGGAAACCGGTGTATACATCCCGATCTGCTCGGACGGCGGCATCGTACACGACTATCACATTACCCTGGCGCTGGCCATGGGTGCAGATTTTGTCATGCTCGGCCGTTACTTCTCCCGTTTTGACGAGTCCCCGACCAATAAGGTCAATGTCGGCGGCACGTTCATGAAGGAATACTGGGGCGAAGGTTCGGCCCGTGCGCGCAACTGGCAGCGCTATGATATGGGCGGCGAAAAGAAGCTGTCCTTTGAAGAAGGCGTAGATTCGTACGTTCCGTATGCGGGTTCGCTGCATGACAACGTGACCCTGACGCTCAATAAGGTTCGTTCGACCATGTGCAACTGTGGCGCACTGTCCATTCCGGAATTGCAGGGCAAGGCAAAGATCACCTTGGTTTCGGCGACTTCTATCGTCGAAGGCGGCGCACACGACGTTGTGCTCAAGGATTCGGCGATTTCGGTACACAAGTAA